Proteins found in one Plectropomus leopardus isolate mb chromosome 9, YSFRI_Pleo_2.0, whole genome shotgun sequence genomic segment:
- the fibpa gene encoding fibroblast growth factor (acidic) intracellular binding protein a, translating into MAVELDVFVGNTTIMDEEVYQLWLDGYTVNDAVKVRMEGGVLEECEASSDVLLSDTMDQYRTFQMCERLLHNPSKLANQLLFQIPPHRQAMLIERYYAFDDAFVREVLGKKLSKGTKKDLDDISAKTGVTLKSCRRQFDNFKRVFKVVEELKGPLVENIRQHFLLSDKLARDYAAIVFFANNRFETGKRKLQYLTFQDFAFCAGQLISNWTVGAVDNMVEDMDVDLDKEFLQELKELKVLITDKDLLDQHKSLVCTALRGKTKAFTEMEANFKNLSRGLVNIAAKLTNTKDVRDFFIDLVEKFIEPCRSDRWTAADMRLYLTHYSNSAHILDTFKHQVVWDRYMGVIKSCIFKMYHD; encoded by the exons ATGGCAGTAGAGCTGGATGTGTTCGTGGGTAACACCACTATCATGGATGAGGAGGTTTACCAGCTCTGGTTGGATGGATACACAG TGAACGATGCAGTGAAAGTAAGAATGGAAGGAGGAGTGCTGGAGGAGTGTGAGGCGAGTTCGGACGTTCTGCTGAGCGACACCATGGACCAGTACAGGACTTTCCAGATGTGTGAGCGTCTGCTGCACAATCCATCCAAACTGGCCAACCAGCTACTGTTTCAGATCCCACCTCATCGACAAGCCATGCTCATAGAGAG ATATTATGCTTTTGATGATGCATTTGTTCGTGAGGTCCTGGGAAAGAAACTCTCCAAAGGGACCAAAAAAGACTTGGACGATATCAGTGCCAAGACAGGCGTGACGCTGAAGAGCTGCAGACGACAG tttgacaACTTCAAACGTGTTTTCAAAGTTGTGGAGGAGCTGAAGGGACCCCTGGTGGAGAATATCCGTCAGCACTTTCTTCTGTCTGACAAGCTTGCAAG GGATTACGCTGCCATTGTTTTCTTTGCCAACAATCGCTTTGAGACGGGGAAAAGAAAGCTGCAATACCTCACATTTCAGGACTTTGCTTTCTGTGCCGGGCAGCTTATCAGCAACTGGACCGTTGGGGCTGTTG ATAACATGGTGGAAGACATGGACGTAGATCTCGATAAAGAGTTTTTACAAGAGCTGAAAGAGCTGAAGGTGTTAATCACAGACAAAGATCTGCTGGATCAACACAAAAG TCTGGTCTGTACAGCCCTCAGAGGAAAGACTAAAGCTTTTACTGAGATGGAGGCTAATTTCAAG AATCTTTCCAGAGGTCTTGTCAACATTGCAGCAAAGTTAACCAACACAAAAGATGTCAGAGATTTCTTCATTGATCTTGTGGAGAAG tttaTTGAGCCGTGTCGTTCAGACCGATGGACAGCTGCGGACATGAGACTCTACCTCACTCACTACAGCAACTCTGCACACATACTTGACACTTTCAA ACATCAGGTTGTGTGGGACAGATACATGGGCGTCATCAAAAGCTGtatctttaaaatgtatcacGACTGA